One genomic region from Leptospira tipperaryensis encodes:
- a CDS encoding aromatic ring-hydroxylating oxygenase subunit alpha, whose translation MFEKETVEIVRPKSLPFSPEIVDRILKQSKIGMPEISELPTFHAENRSDLKTDFYTDEETFSLEKRIFEERAVVAGFQDQVQSPGDHIVCKIQDRNLLILRDEENVLRAYYNSCIHRGTRLVSEKKEKPLRKIVCPYHSWTYALNGELLTADCKVPKKGLTELPISNVSGILFVGFQKETFNHLESILEELRGFEFDSYVPYAIKRTEGNYNWKVGVEIFLESYHISTVHKNSVAPVIAKNASIFDPMGENARILIPNRSFENVSIPTRKDLIISYFLFPSTILVIFRDHFAMIHFQPISKEKTLCIQAVLIPPKSKTPRMSRHWDYNAEFFFKTISEDLALADEIQLGLKRDGSIFPSSYEPGIFHFHDQIRNFFSAPSP comes from the coding sequence ATGCCGGAAATTTCGGAACTTCCCACCTTTCATGCCGAGAATCGCTCCGATTTGAAAACCGATTTTTATACGGACGAAGAAACCTTTTCTTTGGAAAAACGCATTTTCGAGGAAAGAGCAGTGGTCGCAGGCTTTCAAGATCAGGTCCAATCCCCCGGAGATCATATTGTCTGTAAGATTCAAGATCGAAATCTGCTCATTCTCAGGGACGAAGAAAACGTCCTTCGAGCATATTATAATTCATGCATACACCGAGGCACTCGATTGGTTTCTGAAAAAAAAGAGAAGCCCTTGAGGAAAATCGTATGTCCTTACCATAGCTGGACTTACGCACTAAATGGGGAATTACTCACCGCCGATTGTAAGGTTCCTAAAAAAGGACTCACTGAACTTCCGATTTCCAATGTCTCCGGAATTTTATTCGTAGGTTTTCAGAAAGAGACTTTCAACCATTTAGAGTCGATCCTTGAGGAGTTGAGAGGATTTGAATTCGATTCTTACGTTCCTTACGCGATCAAGAGAACGGAAGGAAATTATAACTGGAAAGTAGGAGTAGAGATTTTTCTGGAATCGTATCATATCTCCACGGTGCACAAAAATTCGGTCGCCCCCGTCATCGCAAAAAACGCATCGATCTTTGATCCAATGGGTGAAAATGCGAGAATTTTAATTCCGAATCGTTCGTTTGAGAATGTATCGATACCCACAAGGAAAGATTTGATTATCAGTTATTTTTTATTTCCGTCGACGATTCTCGTCATCTTTCGAGATCACTTTGCCATGATTCACTTTCAACCGATTTCAAAGGAAAAAACTCTTTGTATTCAAGCGGTCCTCATTCCTCCGAAATCCAAAACACCAAGAATGAGTCGTCATTGGGATTACAATGCGGAATTCTTTTTTAAGACCATTTCGGAAGATTTAGCTCTGGCTGATGAGATTCAATTGGGATTAAAAAGAGACGGCTCCATTTTCCCGAGTTCCTACGAACCTGGAATTTTTCACTTTCACGATCAAATTCGAAACTTCTTTTCCGCCCCTTCTCCTTGA
- a CDS encoding leucine-rich repeat domain-containing protein — protein MSHFRLEKISKGISFFRNLEWLQLKGNQLTALPKEIGNLRNLKGLYLNENQLTSLPKELGRLKNLQELYLYYNYLTYLPEEIGNLENLRELLLDHNSLRALPARIGNLKSLRKFEISHNVLLEIPKEMGQLQNLQVLNLLSNQLSDLPKEIGQLLNLKNLYLDRNSIVILPKEIGRLQNLETLSIYGNLLETLPEEIGQLQNLKELDLSNNQISSLPKEIGQLKNLRILHLRNNPITHLPEELWQLQGLEELILNSNSFSEEERKKNAERLPKCKIYYIHSI, from the coding sequence TTGAGCCATTTCAGATTAGAAAAGATTTCAAAGGGGATTTCTTTTTTTCGAAATCTGGAATGGCTTCAATTAAAAGGAAATCAGCTCACGGCCCTGCCCAAAGAGATCGGAAACCTTCGAAACTTGAAAGGATTGTATTTGAATGAGAATCAATTGACTTCTCTACCTAAAGAACTCGGTCGATTGAAAAACCTACAAGAGCTTTATTTATATTATAATTACCTTACATATCTCCCCGAAGAAATCGGGAATCTCGAAAACTTACGGGAATTGTTATTGGATCATAATTCTCTTAGAGCGCTTCCGGCGAGAATCGGAAATCTAAAAAGCCTGAGGAAATTCGAAATATCGCATAACGTTCTTTTGGAAATACCAAAGGAGATGGGACAACTTCAGAATTTACAAGTTTTGAACTTACTTTCGAATCAGCTCTCTGATCTTCCGAAGGAAATTGGACAATTGCTAAACTTGAAAAATCTGTATTTGGATCGCAACTCGATCGTCATTCTTCCGAAAGAAATTGGGCGACTGCAGAATTTAGAAACTCTATCAATCTATGGGAATTTGCTCGAAACTCTTCCGGAAGAGATTGGACAATTGCAGAATCTAAAAGAATTGGATTTGTCAAATAATCAAATTTCTTCTCTTCCCAAGGAGATTGGACAACTTAAGAATCTACGAATCTTGCATTTACGAAACAATCCGATCACCCATCTTCCCGAAGAACTTTGGCAATTGCAGGGATTGGAAGAATTGATCCTAAATTCGAATTCGTTTTCAGAAGAAGAGAGGAAAAAGAATGCGGAGCGGCTTCCTAAATGCAAGATTTATTATATTCACTCTATTTGA
- a CDS encoding LA_2444/LA_4059 family outer membrane protein, which produces MKNSTYRIPGQKKILRGFLLLSLSIFFFDPIFAETSEQEARGKKKNVFELLVKRQTYLWTPYDYTSSSEHSPLESSIRTDSVKQNQKVVIPLSFRYDNLERNFRIEISAYEVELANANTNVIQAGSEGFQVRRKYFSPMLRSEAEFNYYKILNLTPDWKLFAGAGIRNINKYKYGYFLREGGYQEYFYTYGPQLVLNTEYKLWNEVSVHWGLDLFYTQGNRFYKEQMFLPDSIIVSSANAGVKGIYRGYEIDLSLSYRIFETVRIYAGYNYIHSYFSYYGFRQTDFNFGNPQTNPFPAQGNNIPIISHAVRSGNYEILQGFYLGVSVVF; this is translated from the coding sequence ATGAAGAACAGCACTTATCGGATTCCCGGACAAAAGAAAATCTTAAGAGGATTTTTACTTCTATCACTTTCGATTTTTTTCTTCGATCCTATCTTTGCGGAAACCTCGGAGCAAGAAGCAAGAGGAAAGAAAAAAAACGTCTTCGAACTTCTTGTCAAAAGACAAACCTATCTTTGGACTCCTTACGATTACACTTCCTCTTCGGAACATTCTCCCTTAGAAAGTTCGATCCGAACGGATTCTGTAAAACAAAATCAGAAGGTGGTGATTCCTCTTTCGTTTCGATACGACAACTTAGAACGCAATTTTAGAATCGAAATCTCCGCTTACGAAGTGGAATTGGCGAATGCAAATACGAACGTAATTCAAGCCGGATCGGAAGGATTTCAAGTTAGAAGAAAGTATTTCAGCCCTATGCTTCGTTCCGAAGCGGAATTCAATTATTATAAAATTCTAAACTTGACTCCGGACTGGAAATTGTTTGCGGGGGCGGGAATTCGAAATATCAATAAATACAAATACGGTTATTTTCTCCGAGAAGGAGGATATCAAGAATACTTTTACACTTACGGTCCTCAACTCGTGTTGAATACTGAATACAAACTCTGGAACGAAGTTTCCGTTCACTGGGGGCTTGATCTTTTTTATACGCAAGGAAATCGATTTTATAAAGAACAGATGTTTCTTCCGGATTCTATCATCGTCTCCAGCGCAAACGCGGGGGTCAAAGGAATCTATCGAGGTTATGAGATCGATCTTTCCTTGAGTTATCGAATTTTTGAAACGGTAAGAATCTACGCGGGATACAATTATATCCATTCTTACTTTAGTTATTACGGCTTTAGACAAACGGATTTTAACTTTGGAAATCCGCAGACAAATCCGTTTCCCGCGCAAGGAAACAACATCCCAATAATCTCTCATGCCGTTCGTTCAGGGAATTATGAAATTCTACAGGGTTTTTATCTGGGAGTTTCGGTGGTTTTTTGA
- a CDS encoding AraC family transcriptional regulator yields the protein MSAFLFKGAFLLTNQFLEYSHFFLIEIVFMFLIGPLLYFYFNLLINDLSIKRSKVFLHLSPPILFGTLLSLDTIRIWLTDSSFSDLQEDYIGRYEYVYRFAAVFPAVYITVLARKYYLIFHNSFLKDKWPLHIQIIFILSIVSSLMSLLMDLRFLLGLEDHFEALYKILLFTLTLIVIYTFFISQKYPNTFNLISNTIKQIQYEKSTLVNINISAVDKKINELIEIEKVYLNPKLNLRNFAKKLGITPHQCSEFLNVRLNVNFNTFVNRFRIEESQRLLSEKKELGILEIAFASGFNSLSSFNACFKKEVGISPRSFRQKKAMKRNGI from the coding sequence ATGAGCGCATTCCTTTTCAAGGGAGCGTTTCTACTTACAAATCAGTTCTTAGAATACTCACATTTCTTTTTGATCGAAATTGTGTTTATGTTTTTAATCGGGCCTCTTCTTTATTTTTATTTCAATTTACTCATCAACGATCTCTCGATCAAACGTAGCAAGGTATTTCTACATCTGTCTCCGCCGATTTTATTCGGAACCCTCTTAAGTTTGGATACGATCAGAATTTGGTTAACGGATTCTTCCTTTTCAGACCTCCAGGAAGATTATATAGGTAGATACGAATACGTATATCGTTTCGCGGCGGTCTTCCCCGCCGTTTATATCACCGTCCTTGCGAGAAAATACTATCTCATCTTTCACAATAGTTTTTTGAAGGACAAGTGGCCTCTTCACATTCAAATTATTTTTATACTTTCTATTGTCTCTAGTCTGATGAGCCTGCTGATGGATCTGCGGTTTTTGCTCGGGTTAGAGGATCATTTTGAAGCACTCTATAAAATTCTTCTTTTTACCCTGACCCTAATCGTCATTTACACTTTCTTTATCAGTCAAAAATATCCGAATACTTTCAACCTGATCTCGAATACGATCAAACAGATTCAATACGAAAAGAGTACATTAGTAAATATAAATATTTCAGCCGTAGACAAAAAAATAAACGAATTGATCGAAATTGAAAAAGTGTATTTGAATCCTAAGTTAAACCTCCGCAATTTCGCAAAAAAATTGGGAATCACTCCCCATCAATGTTCGGAATTTCTAAACGTCAGATTGAACGTAAATTTCAACACATTTGTGAACCGATTTAGAATCGAAGAATCCCAAAGACTTCTTTCGGAAAAAAAAGAATTGGGAATACTGGAAATCGCGTTTGCTTCCGGTTTCAACTCCCTTTCTTCTTTCAATGCCTGTTTCAAAAAAGAAGTAGGAATCTCGCCCAGATCGTTTCGACAAAAAAAGGCGATGAAGAGGAACGGAATCTAA
- a CDS encoding patatin-like phospholipase family protein, with the protein MSSYFTPGDESFKRDNHLLPKPGKKSTALIVAGGGMKGSFAGGVLAALHQYIPSTHFDLIVGVSSGSCSAAYYATGYEQSYEESLKILDIWKKELIGNKFISFFHPFKGKTLLDQEYLIDYIFGEKYRLPSENFDKKEAPPLYVVVTNLAKLQAEYIKTSASNALNLLKAATSLPIATRGKWKLDGQFYGDGGIADPIPLEKVIEAGYKDITVVLNNSQDEFSNPISKLEGWLAYPSNKRLHHMITKVHHTMYNRAMQIIKHPPKDVRIKVVAPTYQELTMVTTSAEKLTRSVNRGIEAGFKAVASIKEEFSHFKTKLKDKGWRIL; encoded by the coding sequence ATGAGTTCTTATTTTACACCCGGAGACGAATCTTTCAAAAGAGACAATCATCTCCTCCCGAAACCGGGGAAAAAATCCACTGCGCTTATCGTCGCGGGAGGCGGGATGAAAGGTTCTTTTGCCGGCGGAGTTCTCGCCGCTCTTCACCAATACATTCCTTCCACACATTTTGATCTTATCGTCGGAGTTTCCTCCGGTTCTTGTTCTGCTGCCTACTACGCTACCGGATACGAACAGAGTTATGAAGAATCTCTTAAGATCCTGGATATTTGGAAAAAAGAACTCATCGGAAATAAATTTATTTCTTTCTTTCATCCCTTCAAAGGCAAAACTCTCTTAGATCAGGAATATCTCATCGATTATATCTTTGGCGAAAAATACCGTCTTCCTTCGGAGAATTTTGACAAAAAGGAAGCCCCTCCACTTTACGTAGTCGTGACCAATCTCGCAAAACTTCAGGCCGAATATATAAAGACATCGGCGTCTAACGCACTCAATCTTCTCAAGGCTGCGACATCCCTTCCGATCGCAACCAGAGGTAAATGGAAATTGGACGGACAATTTTACGGGGACGGTGGAATCGCCGATCCGATTCCTCTTGAGAAGGTGATCGAAGCGGGTTATAAGGATATTACGGTTGTCTTAAATAACAGCCAGGATGAATTCTCAAATCCGATTTCAAAGCTGGAAGGTTGGCTCGCGTATCCTTCCAACAAAAGACTACACCACATGATCACCAAGGTTCATCATACGATGTACAACCGCGCGATGCAGATTATCAAACATCCGCCTAAAGACGTAAGAATCAAGGTGGTAGCCCCGACTTATCAGGAACTTACGATGGTTACGACGAGCGCGGAAAAACTCACTCGTTCCGTAAACCGAGGCATCGAAGCCGGATTCAAGGCGGTAGCTTCCATCAAAGAAGAATTCTCCCACTTTAAAACCAAACTCAAGGATAAGGGCTGGAGAATTTTATAA
- a CDS encoding acyl-CoA thioesterase yields the protein MQNSKIESRLLQTQEYFTEVRWQEIDQNQHVNNIVFLGYFDEARFRAMTQSGVDMNRLLKELHISPVVTKIELEYKNELTYPEKIRIDSKIRFEGKIKGFHDQYAYRLSDGKLVAVCIAHWFLMDIQKRKPIALSQIGIDPVNPELSSLN from the coding sequence ATGCAAAATTCTAAAATAGAATCGAGACTTCTTCAAACACAGGAATATTTCACCGAAGTGCGTTGGCAAGAAATCGATCAGAACCAACACGTAAACAACATCGTGTTTCTTGGATATTTCGACGAAGCGAGGTTCCGGGCTATGACTCAATCCGGCGTGGATATGAATCGTTTACTCAAAGAGCTACATATCAGCCCGGTAGTCACCAAAATCGAATTGGAGTATAAAAACGAACTGACGTATCCGGAAAAGATCCGTATCGATTCTAAAATTAGATTCGAAGGAAAAATAAAAGGATTTCACGATCAGTATGCTTATCGTCTTTCCGACGGAAAGCTCGTGGCGGTTTGTATCGCACATTGGTTTCTTATGGATATACAAAAACGAAAACCGATCGCGCTTTCTCAAATCGGAATCGATCCCGTAAATCCCGAACTATCGTCTCTAAATTAG
- a CDS encoding TetR/AcrR family transcriptional regulator, whose translation MEGESVLLTRANPVQKRAREKQESILNSARELILKVGPDRFTLQEIADYIGSPIGTIYRYYSGKPAILRAIAQSHLEGLRSDLQNELAQYREKNPDEIQFQRVIKKILELFEKAYSSDPVFQIVWSGSQAYPALRELDLEDTKRNAEIIVSSIECFVPRMKKQRLMELCVLICDSIGSALRLTSMMDEKEKRGVLSQLRGMITNHLYIAYKTFGPEE comes from the coding sequence ATGGAAGGGGAGTCAGTTTTGCTTACGAGGGCCAATCCGGTCCAAAAAAGAGCACGGGAAAAACAGGAATCGATTTTGAATTCCGCCAGAGAATTGATTCTAAAGGTTGGTCCCGACCGTTTTACTCTACAAGAAATCGCCGATTATATCGGTTCTCCGATCGGGACGATCTATCGTTATTATTCGGGAAAGCCCGCGATTTTGAGAGCCATCGCTCAGTCTCATCTCGAGGGCCTTCGGTCCGATCTTCAAAACGAACTCGCTCAGTATCGGGAAAAAAATCCGGACGAGATTCAGTTTCAGAGAGTGATCAAAAAAATCTTAGAACTATTTGAAAAGGCCTATTCGAGCGATCCCGTTTTTCAGATCGTCTGGAGCGGCTCACAAGCCTATCCGGCGCTTCGAGAATTGGACCTGGAAGATACAAAGAGGAATGCGGAAATCATCGTTAGTTCGATCGAGTGTTTTGTTCCCAGGATGAAAAAACAAAGACTGATGGAACTCTGCGTTCTTATCTGCGATTCGATCGGGAGCGCGTTGCGACTAACGTCGATGATGGACGAAAAGGAAAAAAGAGGGGTTCTCTCGCAACTCCGTGGAATGATTACGAACCACCTCTATATAGCCTATAAAACTTTCGGGCCGGAAGAATAA
- a CDS encoding amidohydrolase family protein, with amino-acid sequence MKQKIIIALLCVIAGFILILWRSLSYPVIGIYPKTDFVLDHVRVFDPDRKSFSRLSLEFRNNRIFKIRKGKQESSAEFSGMTVTPGIVDMHAHLPPHNLLDLIPYFSLLYLSHGVTSIRIAGDIDGTAVPYAKKGIEEGTFFGPKIVSCDAFVTSGVPRWKNSIIVNSPEEASEAVRALKKKGVDCIKSYENLSVSMIRALVETANKEGLPVIGHVPYGMTYEESKIPDVQHFFGIPRPQSLEKDSVLNRGADWGDVNEKLLNDIVKFSIENKIANTPTLVASDRLLLFSDYESAKKDSAVALMPRFYREVVWNPEIGIPAYRGIKKEYLKDHVQSAILKKKSLLRKLFLAGATLHLGSDAQQPFVVPGASLYQEMNLFQEAGIPPYDVWKMATVDSNRAIGNEASFSIQEGASPDLLIFREDPTTDLTKTSSLYAVVSQGKFYLKKDLDFLVQEFREQQSKLLFEQLSMFLGKLALEKQTKEFKH; translated from the coding sequence ATGAAACAAAAAATTATCATCGCTCTGCTGTGCGTCATCGCCGGCTTTATTCTTATTCTTTGGAGGTCGTTGTCGTATCCTGTCATCGGAATTTATCCCAAAACCGATTTTGTTTTGGATCATGTGCGAGTTTTTGATCCGGATCGAAAAAGTTTTTCACGACTCAGTCTCGAATTTAGGAACAATCGAATTTTCAAAATCAGAAAAGGCAAACAAGAGAGCTCCGCGGAATTTTCCGGCATGACGGTCACTCCCGGAATCGTAGATATGCACGCTCATCTTCCTCCTCACAATCTACTGGATTTGATTCCTTATTTTTCTCTCCTCTATCTTTCGCACGGAGTTACGAGCATTCGAATCGCGGGCGACATCGACGGAACCGCGGTTCCCTACGCAAAGAAAGGAATCGAAGAAGGAACCTTTTTCGGGCCTAAGATCGTTTCCTGCGACGCATTTGTCACCTCCGGAGTTCCAAGATGGAAGAATTCGATCATCGTAAATTCCCCGGAAGAAGCCTCGGAAGCGGTTCGTGCCCTCAAAAAGAAAGGTGTCGATTGTATCAAATCCTATGAGAACCTGAGCGTCTCGATGATTCGCGCGTTAGTCGAAACTGCGAACAAAGAAGGTTTGCCTGTGATCGGCCACGTTCCCTACGGAATGACTTACGAAGAATCCAAGATCCCCGACGTTCAGCATTTTTTTGGAATTCCAAGGCCGCAGTCCTTAGAAAAAGACAGCGTTCTAAACCGAGGAGCGGACTGGGGCGACGTAAACGAAAAATTGTTAAACGACATCGTAAAATTTTCCATCGAAAACAAAATCGCAAACACGCCTACGTTAGTCGCCTCCGACAGACTTTTGCTTTTTTCGGATTACGAATCGGCCAAAAAGGATTCCGCCGTAGCTCTGATGCCCCGGTTTTACAGAGAAGTGGTCTGGAATCCGGAAATCGGAATTCCGGCCTATCGAGGTATCAAAAAAGAATATCTAAAAGATCACGTGCAGTCCGCAATTTTGAAAAAAAAATCTCTTCTAAGAAAACTTTTCTTAGCGGGAGCGACTCTTCATCTGGGCTCGGACGCTCAACAACCCTTCGTGGTTCCGGGAGCGAGCCTGTATCAAGAGATGAATCTCTTTCAAGAAGCCGGAATTCCGCCCTACGACGTTTGGAAGATGGCGACCGTAGACTCAAATCGTGCGATCGGCAACGAGGCTTCGTTTTCCATTCAAGAAGGAGCTTCTCCCGATCTTTTGATCTTTCGAGAAGATCCGACGACCGATCTTACAAAAACTTCAAGTCTCTACGCGGTGGTTTCTCAAGGGAAATTTTATCTAAAAAAAGATTTGGATTTTCTCGTGCAAGAATTCAGAGAACAACAATCAAAACTGCTATTCGAACAACTTTCTATGTTTCTCGGAAAATTAGCACTGGAAAAACAAACGAAGGAGTTTAAACACTGA
- a CDS encoding M20 family peptidase translates to MKKYFILALSVLALVLFLTLVRTFLVKSFQTKITPVPKENLQLEAALQRLSAGVRFKTVSSLSDTNANSNEFTAFNEHIRKSYPSLESKLKKTKVSNFSFFYEWEGKNPNLKPILLCTHSDVVDVDPSTISLWTHKPFGGEIRDGFVWGRGAWDDKSSVFAILESVEILIKKGYVPERSIFIAIGQDEETIYGKLGAKAIMEIFKKRNIRFEYVLDEGQIIAEGLIPGIEKPIALIGIAGKGYLSLELEVDLKEGGHSSMPPKETAIGILSSGLSRMEENPFPLSLGEVQRTTFEWLAPEMNFGSRWIMSNLWLFGPILKSRLSEKNSTRAQLHTTSAVTKISGGFKDNVLPASAEATVNFRILQGDSHRGVLNRTEKILNDERIRLIPPDTIFEPSSVSSVHSVGFETIRRSIQETIPDVIVAPAIVSAYTDSLHYGAVADNAYRFFPVRVKPDDVKRFHGIDERISISNYEEMIRFYLRLILNSSN, encoded by the coding sequence ATGAAAAAGTATTTTATTCTTGCGTTATCCGTTCTTGCTCTCGTCCTCTTTCTTACGTTAGTTCGGACTTTTTTAGTAAAATCTTTTCAAACCAAGATAACGCCGGTTCCAAAAGAAAATCTTCAGCTCGAAGCCGCGCTACAACGGCTTTCGGCGGGAGTTCGTTTTAAAACGGTTTCCTCACTTTCGGATACAAACGCAAATTCGAATGAGTTTACGGCATTCAACGAACACATCCGTAAAAGTTATCCGTCCCTGGAATCCAAACTCAAAAAAACAAAAGTGAGTAACTTTTCTTTTTTTTACGAATGGGAAGGTAAAAATCCAAACTTAAAACCGATTCTTCTCTGTACACATTCCGACGTTGTGGACGTGGATCCGTCGACGATTTCCCTCTGGACGCACAAGCCGTTCGGAGGAGAAATTCGAGACGGTTTTGTCTGGGGAAGAGGAGCCTGGGACGATAAGAGCAGCGTTTTTGCTATATTAGAATCTGTTGAAATTCTTATAAAGAAAGGATATGTTCCGGAACGATCCATCTTTATCGCGATCGGACAAGACGAGGAAACGATCTACGGAAAACTCGGGGCCAAAGCGATCATGGAAATTTTTAAAAAAAGAAACATTCGATTTGAATATGTTTTAGACGAAGGTCAGATCATCGCGGAGGGATTGATTCCCGGTATCGAAAAGCCGATCGCATTGATCGGAATCGCGGGGAAAGGTTATCTTTCTCTCGAACTCGAAGTGGATCTCAAAGAAGGAGGACATTCTTCCATGCCTCCGAAAGAAACCGCGATCGGAATTCTAAGCTCGGGTCTTTCTCGAATGGAGGAAAATCCCTTTCCTCTTTCTCTGGGAGAAGTTCAAAGGACGACCTTTGAATGGCTCGCACCCGAGATGAATTTCGGATCGCGTTGGATCATGAGCAATCTCTGGCTCTTTGGTCCGATTCTGAAATCGCGTCTGAGTGAGAAGAATTCGACGAGGGCTCAGCTCCATACAACTTCGGCGGTGACAAAAATCTCCGGAGGTTTTAAGGACAACGTCCTTCCCGCGAGTGCGGAAGCAACGGTGAATTTTAGAATTCTTCAGGGAGATTCCCACAGAGGAGTTTTGAATCGAACCGAAAAGATTTTAAACGACGAAAGAATCCGTTTGATTCCTCCCGATACGATTTTCGAACCCTCTTCCGTTTCCAGCGTTCATTCCGTCGGGTTTGAAACGATTCGACGTTCGATCCAGGAAACGATTCCGGACGTTATAGTAGCTCCCGCGATCGTTTCCGCTTACACGGATTCTCTTCACTACGGCGCGGTTGCGGATAACGCGTATCGTTTTTTTCCAGTTCGAGTCAAACCCGACGACGTAAAAAGATTTCACGGAATCGACGAAAGGATTTCGATTTCGAACTACGAAGAGATGATTCGCTTTTATCTCAGGTTGATTTTGAATTCTTCCAATTGA
- a CDS encoding methyl-accepting chemotaxis protein, which yields MNQSESRKLRWKLTVGLELLTTILAVPLAVLFIISAGGYDFDQAIALIIAATTSTLTSYMVPTVRFFYLGRILRKLEDTNWFPLNTQERIEVKTTILNFPVYNSIFYLIQWSLGIPFAWWIMCFFFNPTFLESLPFTFLPFIIYPILGVSHFFLTESSFVEILESDRLNEVQTDSNRIRMVGVLARIFSTIIAIAILPVIILGYLLFEETSGWIKLGDVTIPLILTLVFMLIAVVVASYQLSLTIRRNSENMIRIFGEMSNGNLTHILPMVSSDELGSNSRALNEFVKRLRIIVKSVVREAEKLSGSSKILGDNTKELSRKMQDQAASTEEMSSGVEEIAASIHSTASRAEGQTQIAKKAQASLEELEGRIRQVHMALLETKVDADRMKTETKSGEDALQGTQKAMEAIEESTSKMGATVNVIKEITDRIGLLSLNAAIEAARAGEAGKGFAVVAQEIAKLGEQTQDNAKRITSAISEALNATKSGREVIESTQTVFKRIGDTVGITLDRVSEVAQLSDSQLVASEQVKSAFADLSISSDEIRNHTQEQAQTSTEFSKTIVAISETTEFLNQVVSEIDELAVKLNEQAGKLKSEVEFFTT from the coding sequence ATGAATCAGTCAGAATCACGCAAACTTCGCTGGAAATTAACGGTCGGTCTGGAATTGCTCACTACAATTTTGGCGGTTCCTTTAGCGGTGTTATTTATTATTTCGGCCGGAGGTTATGACTTTGATCAAGCCATTGCTTTGATTATCGCGGCGACGACCTCCACCCTGACTTCTTATATGGTTCCTACCGTTCGTTTTTTTTATCTCGGAAGAATTCTTCGAAAACTGGAAGATACGAACTGGTTTCCTCTCAACACTCAGGAAAGGATTGAAGTAAAAACCACAATTCTAAACTTTCCCGTTTACAATTCTATTTTTTATCTGATTCAATGGAGTTTGGGAATTCCTTTCGCCTGGTGGATCATGTGTTTCTTTTTTAATCCGACGTTTTTGGAATCGCTTCCCTTTACCTTTCTTCCCTTCATCATCTATCCTATCTTAGGCGTTTCTCATTTTTTTCTCACGGAATCTAGCTTTGTCGAAATCTTAGAATCGGATCGTCTCAACGAAGTGCAAACCGATTCCAATCGAATTCGTATGGTGGGAGTTCTTGCGAGAATTTTTAGTACGATCATTGCGATCGCGATCTTACCGGTCATCATCCTCGGTTATCTTTTATTCGAAGAAACTTCCGGTTGGATCAAACTCGGCGACGTAACCATTCCTCTGATCTTAACTCTCGTATTTATGCTCATCGCTGTAGTCGTTGCTTCTTATCAACTTTCACTTACGATCCGAAGAAATTCAGAAAACATGATTCGTATTTTTGGAGAAATGTCCAACGGAAATCTGACCCACATTCTTCCGATGGTTTCGAGCGACGAATTGGGTTCCAACAGCCGCGCTCTAAACGAATTTGTGAAACGACTTCGTATCATCGTAAAAAGCGTCGTAAGAGAAGCCGAGAAACTTTCAGGAAGTTCGAAAATTCTCGGAGACAACACAAAAGAATTATCCAGAAAGATGCAGGATCAAGCCGCTTCTACGGAAGAGATGAGTTCCGGAGTCGAAGAGATTGCGGCTTCGATTCATTCTACGGCGTCCCGTGCGGAAGGGCAGACTCAGATCGCTAAAAAAGCTCAAGCCTCTCTGGAAGAACTCGAAGGAAGAATCCGCCAGGTTCACATGGCTCTTCTCGAAACCAAGGTCGACGCGGATCGGATGAAAACCGAAACCAAAAGTGGAGAAGACGCTTTACAAGGAACTCAGAAAGCCATGGAAGCGATCGAAGAAAGCACTTCTAAAATGGGAGCTACTGTAAACGTAATCAAAGAGATCACGGACCGGATCGGCTTACTCTCGTTAAACGCAGCGATCGAAGCCGCAAGAGCGGGCGAAGCGGGAAAAGGATTTGCGGTAGTCGCTCAAGAGATCGCAAAGTTGGGAGAACAGACTCAGGATAACGCAAAAAGAATCACCTCCGCAATTTCGGAAGCGTTAAACGCTACCAAAAGCGGAAGAGAAGTCATCGAATCGACTCAAACCGTTTTTAAAAGAATCGGAGATACGGTGGGAATCACTCTCGATCGCGTTTCCGAAGTCGCACAACTTTCGGATTCTCAACTCGTCGCGAGTGAACAGGTGAAATCGGCGTTTGCGGATCTTTCCATTTCTTCCGATGAAATTCGAAATCATACGCAGGAACAGGCTCAGACATCGACCGAGTTTTCAAAAACGATCGTCGCCATTTCGGAGACTACCGAATTCTTAAATCAGGTTGTTTCCGAAATCGACGAACTCGCGGTCAAATTAAACGAACAAGCCGGAAAACTCAAATCCGAAGTGGAATTTTTTACTACCTAA